From a single Ursus arctos isolate Adak ecotype North America unplaced genomic scaffold, UrsArc2.0 scaffold_34, whole genome shotgun sequence genomic region:
- the SNRNP35 gene encoding U11/U12 small nuclear ribonucleoprotein 35 kDa protein isoform X3, which yields MREKKYKNMNDWMPIAKEYDPLKAGSIDGTDEDPHDRAVWRAMLARYTPNKGVTGDPLLTLFVARLNLQTKEEKLKEVFSRYGDIRRLRLVRDLVTGFSKGYAFIEYKEERSLIKAYRDADGLVIDQHEIFVDYELERTLKGWIPRRLGGGLGGKKESGQLRFGGRDRPFRKPINLPIVKNDQYREGKREKRERSRSRERHWDSRTRDRDHDRGREKRWQDREPTRVWLESDWERERDFRDDRAKGREKRDRSK from the coding sequence AACATGAACGATTGGATGCCCATTGCCAAGGAGTATGACCCGCTTAAAGCTGGCAGCATTGACGGCACTGATGAAGACCCACACGACCGCGCCGTCTGGAGGGCAATGTTGGCGCGATACACCCCCAACAAAGGCGTCACAGGAGACCCCCTCCTCACCCTGTTTGTGGCAAGACTAAACTTGCAGACCAAAGAGGAGAAGTTAAAGGAAGTATTTTCCCGCTATGGGGACATCCGGCGGCTTAGGCTGGTGAGGGACTTGGTGACGGGCTTTTCAAAGGGCTATGCCTTCATTGAGTACAAAGAGGAGCGTTCTCTGATCAAAGCTTACCGGGATGCAGACGGCCTGGTTATTGACCAGCATGAGATATTTGTTGACTACGAACTGGAAAGGACCCTCAAAGGGTGGATCCCTCGGCGACTTGGAGGAGgtcttggggggaaaaaggaatcCGGGCAACTAAGATTTGGGGGCCGTGATCGGCCTTTTCGAAAACCCATTAATTTGCCAATTGTTAAAAATGACCAgtacagagagggaaaaagggaaaagcgGGAGCGATCTCGGTCTCGAGAAAGACATTGGGACTCTCGGACAAGGGACCGAGACCACGACCGTGGCCGGGAGAAGAGATGGCAGGACAGAGAGCCAACCAGGGTGTGGCTGGAAAgtgactgggagagagagagggacttcAGAGATGACCGAgccaaggggagggagaagagggaccGAAGTAAATAG
- the SNRNP35 gene encoding U11/U12 small nuclear ribonucleoprotein 35 kDa protein isoform X4: MNDWMPIAKEYDPLKAGSIDGTDEDPHDRAVWRAMLARYTPNKGVTGDPLLTLFVARLNLQTKEEKLKEVFSRYGDIRRLRLVRDLVTGFSKGYAFIEYKEERSLIKAYRDADGLVIDQHEIFVDYELERTLKGWIPRRLGGGLGGKKESGQLRFGGRDRPFRKPINLPIVKNDQYREGKREKRERSRSRERHWDSRTRDRDHDRGREKRWQDREPTRVWLESDWERERDFRDDRAKGREKRDRSK, translated from the coding sequence ATGAACGATTGGATGCCCATTGCCAAGGAGTATGACCCGCTTAAAGCTGGCAGCATTGACGGCACTGATGAAGACCCACACGACCGCGCCGTCTGGAGGGCAATGTTGGCGCGATACACCCCCAACAAAGGCGTCACAGGAGACCCCCTCCTCACCCTGTTTGTGGCAAGACTAAACTTGCAGACCAAAGAGGAGAAGTTAAAGGAAGTATTTTCCCGCTATGGGGACATCCGGCGGCTTAGGCTGGTGAGGGACTTGGTGACGGGCTTTTCAAAGGGCTATGCCTTCATTGAGTACAAAGAGGAGCGTTCTCTGATCAAAGCTTACCGGGATGCAGACGGCCTGGTTATTGACCAGCATGAGATATTTGTTGACTACGAACTGGAAAGGACCCTCAAAGGGTGGATCCCTCGGCGACTTGGAGGAGgtcttggggggaaaaaggaatcCGGGCAACTAAGATTTGGGGGCCGTGATCGGCCTTTTCGAAAACCCATTAATTTGCCAATTGTTAAAAATGACCAgtacagagagggaaaaagggaaaagcgGGAGCGATCTCGGTCTCGAGAAAGACATTGGGACTCTCGGACAAGGGACCGAGACCACGACCGTGGCCGGGAGAAGAGATGGCAGGACAGAGAGCCAACCAGGGTGTGGCTGGAAAgtgactgggagagagagagggacttcAGAGATGACCGAgccaaggggagggagaagagggaccGAAGTAAATAG